The following are encoded together in the Planococcus antarcticus DSM 14505 genome:
- a CDS encoding fatty acid desaturase family protein, translated as MNKEFHSFGWYASKVSPHMPKKAFKPVPGRLLGGLAYLLITITGMLAIGVYDLPFLANTAISFVIGTSFAAMGFLGHEILHGTVVKKAGLRDLLGAVFFFPLLTGPRLWRKWHNMTHHVHTQHEEKDPDTWMSKDELDKKPALKLIYRLPFSVRAFLEFFSLCFLFTLHSTRMFFTYVKEFQPKKRGAVWIQFLVPWVVWIGLVFFVGITNWVFIFLIPHLIANAMVMGYISTNHRLNPYVPVNDPLANTLSVTVPKWIDVLHFNFSYHTEHHIFPSISSKYYPLVKKHIKDNWPSLYHEMPMSSALKALWKTPRVYYNGKELIDPQAGLVYGSLGNGLDPEAIEPRSLNESDAKNGIKQA; from the coding sequence ATGAATAAAGAATTTCACTCATTTGGCTGGTATGCGTCTAAAGTATCGCCGCATATGCCCAAAAAAGCATTTAAACCGGTACCAGGACGTTTGCTTGGTGGTCTCGCCTATTTACTTATTACTATTACAGGAATGTTGGCTATTGGCGTATATGATTTACCCTTTCTTGCAAACACCGCCATTTCATTTGTAATTGGAACAAGTTTTGCCGCAATGGGATTTTTAGGACATGAAATCTTACACGGAACGGTAGTGAAAAAAGCCGGATTGCGTGATTTACTAGGAGCTGTTTTCTTTTTCCCTCTTCTTACTGGACCCAGACTTTGGCGCAAATGGCATAACATGACCCATCATGTTCATACTCAACATGAAGAGAAAGATCCGGATACGTGGATGTCTAAAGATGAATTAGACAAAAAACCTGCGCTGAAACTTATCTATCGATTGCCATTTTCAGTCCGTGCATTTCTGGAGTTTTTCTCTTTGTGCTTTTTATTCACGTTGCACTCCACTAGAATGTTTTTCACTTATGTTAAAGAGTTTCAGCCTAAAAAACGGGGGGCTGTTTGGATCCAGTTTTTAGTGCCTTGGGTTGTTTGGATAGGTTTGGTTTTCTTTGTCGGAATAACAAACTGGGTATTTATCTTTTTAATTCCACATTTGATTGCGAATGCAATGGTCATGGGGTATATTTCTACTAATCATCGGTTGAATCCATACGTTCCTGTAAATGATCCACTAGCAAACACTTTATCAGTGACGGTTCCTAAATGGATTGACGTTTTACATTTTAATTTTTCGTATCATACAGAGCATCATATATTTCCAAGTATAAGCTCTAAGTATTATCCTTTAGTGAAAAAGCATATAAAGGATAATTGGCCAAGTCTTTATCACGAGATGCCCATGTCGAGTGCTTTGAAAGCGTTATGGAAGACTCCTAGAGTTTATTATAATGGGAAAGAATTGATTGATCCTCAGGCTGGGTTAGTCTATGGGTCACTCGGGAATGGTCTTGATCCCGAAGCAATAGAGCCGCGATCGTTAAATGAAAGCGATGCTAAAAATGGAATAAAACAAGCATAA
- a CDS encoding PH domain-containing protein yields MIAIRRHHPATVLFKIGKLLRNSIFIILVLFVFQANNSSTLFVYGRYAFLLFFLWSLVSSVLNWLTTTYALDDQRFYLRRGIFNKTDQSIPFSKVQNINRHTSFSHRLLGLTSISFETGIAGEDSSVKFEVTTKKEVLRLESAVQEHKESLVTEQLTSEDDTGATPATEHEQATQKQLEEHIIHFQPTRRDLLKASMTSFSFLLLVPLLASLYYNVSEFVSLEERLDGIGASLLASPWMIAIVAILIILASFLFGILHSFIKYGKYEISSDSQRVYIKKGVLSHASFSIAKERVQAIEITQSFTKRILGLAEVKLISAGSLSLGSEELNISSLYPFLPKKKAYAIVSELLPGYRIQEDMQRLPRRALWVRMLKPSWLWLIATALLFYFQPKFLGIDNTWWIASSVLLLLILASRILDFLHTRYCLHDELIQLKNGGFTSTLFVTKREKIIEVEIKQNRIQRAFGLSSLQTVTRARPIHTSYLEDIPDSLASTFRHWYRERSKEVKLDTTN; encoded by the coding sequence TTGTTTACGGCCGTTATGCATTTTTGCTGTTTTTTCTTTGGTCCCTTGTATCCTCTGTTTTAAATTGGCTAACGACCACTTATGCACTTGACGACCAGCGGTTCTATTTGCGACGAGGCATTTTCAATAAAACCGATCAGTCGATTCCATTTTCAAAAGTTCAGAACATCAATCGCCATACCTCATTTTCCCATCGTTTGTTGGGGCTGACATCGATCAGTTTCGAAACTGGAATTGCTGGTGAGGATTCCTCCGTGAAATTCGAAGTCACTACGAAAAAAGAAGTGCTTCGGCTGGAGTCAGCTGTCCAAGAACACAAAGAATCTCTTGTGACAGAACAACTAACAAGCGAGGACGACACCGGTGCGACACCGGCCACTGAACACGAACAGGCCACACAGAAACAACTGGAAGAGCACATTATCCATTTTCAACCCACACGCCGCGATTTGTTAAAAGCTTCCATGACATCGTTCAGCTTTTTGCTGCTTGTTCCGCTTCTCGCTTCTCTTTACTATAATGTTTCCGAATTTGTCAGTCTTGAAGAGCGACTAGACGGAATTGGCGCAAGTTTGCTAGCTTCACCTTGGATGATTGCTATAGTAGCTATCCTGATTATCCTAGCGTCTTTCTTATTCGGTATTCTCCATTCGTTTATCAAATATGGGAAATACGAAATTTCTTCTGATAGCCAGCGCGTCTATATAAAAAAAGGCGTATTGTCACACGCATCTTTTTCAATCGCCAAAGAACGCGTTCAAGCTATTGAAATTACACAATCTTTTACAAAGCGCATTCTCGGGCTAGCAGAAGTCAAACTAATCAGTGCCGGCAGTCTTTCTTTAGGTTCAGAAGAGTTGAACATCAGTTCTCTTTACCCTTTTCTTCCTAAGAAAAAAGCATACGCAATCGTTTCTGAGTTGTTGCCGGGCTACCGCATCCAAGAAGACATGCAGCGACTGCCCCGCCGCGCGCTTTGGGTCCGTATGCTCAAGCCAAGCTGGTTGTGGCTGATCGCGACCGCATTGTTGTTTTACTTCCAACCGAAATTTCTGGGAATTGACAACACATGGTGGATTGCGTCTAGTGTGCTGTTGCTATTGATCCTCGCATCTCGCATTTTGGATTTTCTGCACACGCGCTATTGCTTGCATGATGAATTGATTCAGTTGAAAAACGGCGGATTTACTTCTACTTTATTTGTGACAAAACGAGAAAAAATTATCGAAGTCGAAATCAAGCAAAACCGAATTCAACGTGCATTTGGCCTTTCTTCTCTCCAGACGGTCACGCGCGCTCGGCCAATCCACACGTCTTATCTCGAGGATATACCAGATTCACTTGCAAGTACTTTTCGTCATTGGTATCGCGAGCGTAGTAAAGAAGTCAAACTGGATACGACCAATTAA
- a CDS encoding proline iminopeptidase-family hydrolase → MGLVSEGYIPVTGGKVWYQVSGDGPGIPLLVLHGGPGGKSSDSDPLCQLGTDRPVIHFDQLGCGKSDRPTNTELWTVERYVEELRQVIDALKLEEVHILGHSWGTMLAASYLLGKPDGVRSIIFSGPALDAQRWERDQRNYLKQLPQDIQDTIEQSEQEGTTDSAEYNKAMMAFYKRHMCRVDPWPKEMEEDMEEMNQQIYNFMWGASEFTVTGTLKNFDVTGRLHEITIPTLFTCGRFDEATPEATEYYVGFVPNAEFHVFENSSHMPGIEEPKAYVAMVREWLNRQEFRPGA, encoded by the coding sequence ATGGGTCTTGTCTCAGAAGGGTATATCCCTGTTACAGGGGGGAAGGTGTGGTACCAAGTCAGCGGTGACGGTCCAGGCATCCCGCTGTTGGTTTTACACGGAGGACCAGGAGGGAAAAGCAGCGACAGCGATCCGCTCTGTCAGTTAGGAACAGATCGACCGGTGATTCACTTTGACCAGCTGGGGTGTGGGAAATCAGATCGACCTACGAATACAGAACTATGGACAGTGGAACGTTATGTAGAAGAGTTGAGGCAAGTGATCGATGCGTTGAAACTGGAAGAAGTCCATATTCTAGGTCATTCTTGGGGAACGATGCTAGCCGCTTCCTATTTGTTGGGAAAACCAGACGGCGTCCGTAGTATTATTTTCTCTGGACCCGCTTTAGATGCACAAAGATGGGAACGCGATCAGCGGAATTACTTGAAACAACTCCCACAAGACATCCAAGATACGATTGAACAAAGCGAGCAAGAAGGGACGACAGACTCTGCAGAATACAACAAAGCAATGATGGCTTTTTATAAACGTCATATGTGCCGTGTTGATCCGTGGCCGAAAGAAATGGAAGAAGACATGGAAGAGATGAACCAACAAATTTATAATTTTATGTGGGGAGCTTCGGAATTTACCGTTACCGGCACGTTAAAAAACTTTGATGTGACCGGCCGCCTACATGAAATCACAATTCCTACTCTTTTCACATGTGGACGTTTTGACGAAGCCACGCCTGAAGCAACTGAATATTATGTAGGGTTCGTTCCAAATGCAGAATTCCATGTCTTTGAAAACAGCTCCCACATGCCGGGAATCGAAGAACCAAAAGCTTATGTAGCGATGGTTCGTGAATGGCTAAATCGGCAAGAATTTCGGCCGGGTGCATAA
- a CDS encoding AIM24 family protein translates to MSKYSIHQFVQKTKQDENAREFFELETDRLLEVNLNGLVWAKAGSMISYEGNIKFEREGMLEHGLGKFVKKAFSGEGAQLMKANGQGKLYVADSGKKITILDLEGESIFINGNDLLAFQDGLEWDIKLMRRVAGMMAGGLFNVRLEGHGLVAFTSHYEPLTLLVTPDTPIFTDPNATVAWSGSLEPDFVTDIQLKSLFGRGSGESVQMKFSGNGFVVVQPFEEVYQAQQK, encoded by the coding sequence ATGTCGAAGTACTCTATCCATCAATTTGTCCAAAAAACAAAACAAGACGAAAATGCACGTGAATTTTTTGAACTGGAGACTGATCGTTTATTAGAAGTAAACTTGAACGGTCTGGTCTGGGCAAAAGCGGGATCCATGATTTCTTATGAAGGAAATATCAAATTTGAACGTGAAGGAATGCTAGAGCACGGACTAGGGAAATTTGTCAAAAAAGCTTTTAGTGGCGAAGGTGCGCAACTGATGAAAGCAAATGGACAAGGGAAACTTTATGTAGCTGACAGTGGCAAAAAAATCACCATTTTGGATTTGGAAGGTGAGAGTATCTTTATTAATGGCAATGACTTGCTCGCTTTTCAAGACGGACTGGAGTGGGACATCAAGCTCATGCGCCGCGTCGCTGGTATGATGGCGGGTGGTTTGTTTAATGTGCGCTTAGAAGGACATGGTCTTGTTGCCTTCACTTCACATTATGAACCGCTGACATTGCTCGTTACACCTGATACACCCATTTTCACAGACCCGAACGCAACGGTTGCGTGGTCAGGTAGTTTAGAACCTGATTTCGTTACAGATATTCAATTGAAAAGCTTGTTTGGCAGAGGCAGCGGAGAGTCGGTACAAATGAAATTTTCCGGCAATGGCTTTGTCGTTGTCCAGCCTTTTGAAGAAGTGTATCAAGCGCAGCAAAAATGA